The Glandiceps talaboti chromosome 1, keGlaTala1.1, whole genome shotgun sequence genome has a segment encoding these proteins:
- the LOC144441951 gene encoding cerebellin-3-like encodes MSTLVILLLSIVSCVYAEMSCQITCDNNQELSDSPFNDGATILQGPPGIPGLPGPKGERGDFGRRQRQVAFSAARNEPMGPLGRNAIIPYQHVFVNVGDSFDQTSGVFNCITPGIYSFMLNVQKRSDTYDTYIELIRNGNVVLSIHDNEGDFLDSASSSILLDLERGDKVWLQLGRGFVLYSSEGRYTTFSGFLVFPSPHYRFK; translated from the coding sequence ATGTCTACCCTGGTTATATTGCTCCTCAGCATCGTCAGCTGTGTGTATGCTGAGATGTCATGTCAAATCACATGTGACAATAACCAAGAACTATCTGATTCACCATTTAATGATGGTGCAACTATTCTGCAAGGACCACCTGGAATTCCTGGACTGCCGGGACCAAAAGGTGAGCGAGGAGATTTTGGAAGGCGTCAGAGACAAGTAGCCTTCTCTGCTGCAAGGAATGAACCTATGGGACCATTGGGTCGTAATGCTATCATCCCTTATCAACATGTGTTTGTAAATGTAGGGGACAGCTTTGACCAAACCAGTGGTGTCTTCAACTGTATTACTCCTGGCATCTATTCCTTTATGCTTAATGTTCAAAAACGCTCAGACACTTACGATACATACATTGAACTGATAAGAAATGGTAATGTAGTACTCAGTATCCATGACAACGAGGGTGACTTTCTGGATTCAGCTAGCAGTAGTATTCTACTAGATCTAGAGAGAGGAGACAAAGTGTGGCTACAACTTGGAAGGGGCTTTGTTCTGTACAGCAGTGAAGGACGATATACTACATTCAGTGGATTTTTAGTCTTTCCTTCACCACATTACCGATTCAAGTGA